One part of the Euwallacea similis isolate ESF13 chromosome 30, ESF131.1, whole genome shotgun sequence genome encodes these proteins:
- the LOC136417827 gene encoding uncharacterized protein isoform X3 has protein sequence MKLYTQIILSTYVFLPAICILLSPTLIMGLAKAQQQKAKLMADALTARAKAATALARNNVKYLHKRLVPNTKFSSDLNTHNTPFNLKRAKRQALQMPMESQRLRSDLAQSRSHLNQEAESMTTLQNLWNMNNFGMLPNFGDSMRHVRREEPHNEIPTNENPRLNDEKRSGAFFTGRNVFDNIVNQENPFNNNEGDYIENNETFDESPNDFVDPFSSEDFSERTSKKLKKKKKSHSKPFSQGYYYSDGYYGRSSDNPVMIMENPEGSPLNPQLIQSMEARKSKKGHSRGHGSSNSYYGRESDLLETMTSGEPILRNEFNTHTEERSPTKKSKKNKGHSGSYYYFGRTGEGLLQNDEQTSLDPELITPMEARKSKKGHSHSHGNFNSYYGRESDLPEEMIPSDPTLMTPLWDESGDMEARTHGKKSKKKRGKSGRYDKNRESMLELETPTDPQVMATIKERKSKKDHSRGHGNSNYYYSRQGDFSKEIIPNQQNLMVNFGNEENVQSEFRSQYHPSEYYARNNDEVAVGIPLQVPIIQDSLTVVPENKAQIDTIPPPPQNSNMAMVGTDPQTHMRAPQDPILASQADPRCKEEDESEKYHEYYTPPMMPQIMDPNEYYQHTMEEVEKLNKKMAEATKSLLYHPKDDTFHIPSGVSSYMGPAIPHYLDEIPQITPYDEKSANPHHHHRGFSHTHTHTLTHSHGHISNENIGFGPTRGLAEAQSTAGNGFHGYRGGFNQAEAEAKSLANQGGGFNGYGGGFSQAETQSNALANHGSGFNGHGGGFSQTEAQAKALANHGSGFNGYGGGFSHANAQAKALSGGGLNPVGPIGGGFNQAEAQSKGQSGIGFGQYTDGFAQAGASSQGLGFGQSQANAQAISQSANNGFGQAASQALAQASSGAQAAPQFFQVLGPSSFVNAHARDATPFQRFPLPHMTHEMEAGKTRFSRAYGSENGVFDGLNIASGIVNSALGLGSMLQSRQGDLSGREMSGNQKETMSFVKNSVDSNIQAGGNDVENEKSIGGNEKSFDPLEGSEMRIKRESSSKQEGLNQNEQEGVLERLNLASGIVHSALDLSSRMKPNEEETRNKNQANSLGENAYFPSGNLAPSLVHSVINPTMSKLTTNKEKLGIVDALEKTMNPALPSTNPENQEIPNFASDVAHSVLSPNLRPELKEPLTVAHKSHSPDNKSLLPLNTYHSHIESQFSDPQHISTIVKPEDFSLRSNTGNTKVTLKTNLESLKTKSEDAQFRKRNIDSKEHDNLTSMINPDDISVEEVRTETSLIEPSDEAKIKNNNEKPMQNNSSLMSHINNTQLLSNVNQEMHKTQLADHISGIESNDDHISSFTDSPHTIISTANKLEGTTNQDHKDKIVGMPLPRLEETVTDITSILEGKSPVKPDSSEESSEEKTKIDRQKNFSKPSTISTLDNTVQSGPVPTMTPAQIENIQFTIPDEEEQFTKAENITEPLVTNATNTEAITKKNTTGVLAVNEGQSRDKDNSTNFLGNFDDIMNLLSEDQNKEGKELIADILRNNLDHDRILKPEQLQNPKESQSHQTVTSPHLFQAKSNNFHEDWERIHQEYARKSRAPVEKVLETILGAQREKVSQIQKDATGDDDLLMISFIGDGIIKDLQNRKELAATDEKITSRRKRGVPDVIPITQLLVDPNARIDVPKTFDNMGAVLRHTFESPKAPLYHVRNMLGNTKNTVMSAVKIPPSNVIIPSLYEITQVPDQSPQLGAINEEMLRTRGEEAFPIKSPNEGSLGIIDTFQKLGGMVKESVNNGKNVVLHATDIVNDARQALYTKPSRLFEQKQILATETSYPALPLENKSVILAPKLLNFQKGTVAAVQEPSEQFVGMGHILDAIGVSKPELSDRRLHKIVLEPTPSGLFRVMAVNPNQETEIDEVKETLESLNEAEQSVGAKNLKDFFSKMHQEMKEILTSQQEERKRKRDEKLRSSKAKLMASSKDYLLGKKKISAKSAKPSPSKSTIQKMFEENEKIKLPLEVLKTFTDDIPKGVDDINFEQNSVPQLSSRINSENETVGLYLVPALMTPFMGEPTQEVLNDFLRENGDNELLQRNSIDENKKTHVHPIIPLNLNVTIPQFHEGKSFNLSEYLPKVPMVNAIVEDVKKNKKYKDVDGFNRQLLHQKYPLSQAREESEGHLLGVTNPLMFERQFNESLELNSTSKTGKNLEEPAELLPVNKSAQTSRLSAHPNLTPIMAQPAETLQINKEQTQSSSTEISVIRSPELSTQNLSSIDETTKPIEKEAEPTERTSMNVAEQYKKPFLGLSSQEKIQEFLDQYNKPYIEENFQVYDPVKSTVYDGEDYNYL, from the exons ATG AAACTCTACACTCAGATAATTCTCTCTACCTACGTATTCCTTCCTGCAATATGCATCCTCTTATCACCAACACTTATCATGGGTTTGGCAAAGGCCCAACAACAGAAGGCAAAGTTAATGGCTGATGCCCTTACTGCCAGAGCTAAAGCTGCAACCGCATTGGCAAGGAATAATGTAAAATACCTCCACAAACGACTAGTGCCCAATACAAAATTTTCGTCTGATTTAAATACCCATAATACTCCTTTCAATCTGAAAAGGGCTAAAAGGCAAGCACTGCAAATGCCCATG GAATCTCAACGACTTCGCTCTGACTTGGCTCAGAGCAGATCTCACTTAAATCAAGAAGCAGAATCTATGACGACACTCCAAAATCTATGgaatatgaataattttggTATGCTACCGAACTTTGGCGATTCGATGAGACATGTACGAAGAGAAGAACC ccatAATGAAATTCCTACTAATGAAAATCCTCGGTTAAACGATGAAAAACGTTCGGGAGCATTTTTTACCGGAAGGAATGTTTTTGACAACATTGTAAACCAGGAAAATCCTTTCAATAACAATGAGGGAGACTAcatcgaaaataatgaaaccTTTGATGAAAGCCCCAACGATTT TGTTGACCCATTTTCCAGTGAAGATTTCTCTGAAAGAACTTCCaagaaactgaaaaagaaaaaaaaatcccactCTAAGCCTTTTTCTCAAGGATACTACTATTCTGATGGTTATTACGGAAGGAGTAGCGATAATCCGGTTATGATTATGGAAAATCCTGAAGGAAGTCCTCTGAATCCGCAATTAATACAATCAATGGAAGCAAGAAAATCGAAGAAGGGACATTCCCGTGGACATGGGAGTTCGAACTCCTATTATGGACGAGAAAGTGATTTACTAGAA ACAATGACTTCTGGCGAGCCAATCTTAAGAAATGAGTTTAATACGCATACAGAAGAGAGGTCTCCTActaaaaaatctaagaaaaataaGGGACACTCAGGGAGTTACTATTATTTTGGAAGAACTGGAGAGGGTCTGTTGCAAAATGATGAACAAACATCTCTAGACCCGGAATTAATAACCCCAATGGAAGCACGAAAATCAAAGAAGGGACACTCCCATTCCCatggaaatttcaattcttACTATGGACGGGAAAGTGATCTACCGGAG gaGATGATTCCTAGTGATCCAACCTTGATGACTCCTTTATGGGATGAATCTGGAGATATGGAAGCGAGGAcacatggaaaaaaatctaaaaagaaGCGTGGAAAATCAGGACGTTATGACAAAAATAGAGAAAGTATGTTAGAACTAGAAACTCCTACTGATCCCCAAGTAATGGCTACAATAAAAGAGAGGAAATCGAAGAAGGATCACTCTCGTGGACATGGAAATTCTAACTATTACTATTCACGTCAAGGTGACTTTTCAAAG GAAATCATCCCTAACCAACAAAACTTGATGGTTAATTTTGGCAATGAAGAAAATGTGCAATCTGAATTTAGATCACAATATCACCCTAGTGAATATTATGCAAGGAATAACGATGAAGTAGCTGTAGGGATTCCACTACAG gtCCCGATCATTCAAGATTCTCTAACTGTAGTGCCTGAAAATAAAGCTCAAATTGACACCATTCCCCCACCTCCTCAAAATTCAAACATGGCAATGGTCGGAACAGATCCCCAAACGCACATGAGAGCCCCCCAAGACCCCATTTTAGCCAGTCAAGCCGATCCGCG atGCAAGGAAGAGGATGAAAGCGAAAAGTATCACGAGTACTACACTCCCCCCATGATGCCTCAAATAATGGATCCTAACGAGTATTACCAACATACAATGGAGGAAGTAGAGAAACTCAACAAGAAAATGGCCGAAGCTACTAAATCCCTACTCTACCATCCTAAAGATGACACCTTCCATATCCCTAGTGGGGTTTCCTCATATATGGGACCAGCAATTCCTCATTATCTAGATGAAATCCCGCAAATAACACCTTATGATGAGAAATCTGCCAACCCCCATCATCACCATCGTGGTTTCTCTCACACCCATACTCACACACTTACTCACTCCCATGGACATATATCGAACGAAAATATAG GATTTGGTCCGACCAGAGGATTAGCAGAAGCACAATCTACTGCTGGAAATGGATTTCATGGATATAGAGGAGGTTTTAACCAAGCTGAAGCTGAAGCAAAGTCGTTAGCCAATCAGGGAGGTGGATTTAACGGGTATGGAGGAGGTTTTAGCCAGGCTGAAACTCAATCAAATGCGCTAGCTAATCATGGAAGTGGATTTAATGGACATGGAGGAGGTTTTAGCCAAACTGAAGCTCAAGCAAAAGCGCTAGCTAATCATGGAAGTGGATTTAATGGATATGGAGGAGGCTTTAGTCACGCCAATGCGCAAGCAAAAGCCTTGTCTGGTGGAGGTTTGAATCCTGTTGGTCCTATTGGAGGAGGATTCAATCAGGCAGAGGCTCAATCCAAAGGACAATCTGGAATAGGCTTTGGGCAATATACCGATGGATTTGCACAAGCCGGTGCTTCTTCTCAAGGTCTTGGATTTGGACAATCACAGGCAAATGCACAAGCTATTAGTCAAAGTGCTAATAATGGATTCGGACAGGCAGCTTCCCAAGCTTTAGCGCAAGCCTCCAGTGGAGCCCAAGCAGCACCTCAATTCTTTCAAGTTTTGGGTCCCAGCAGTTTTGTCAACGCACATGCTAGAGACGCAACACCATTTCAAAGATTTCCATTACCTCATATGACACACGAGATGGAGGCTGGAAAAACCAGATTCTCCAGGGCTTATGGTTCGGAAAACGGTGTTTTCGATGGCCTGAATATTGCTTCTGGGATAGTGAATTCGGCCCTAGGTCTGGGGTCAATGTTGCAGTCTAGACAAGGGGATTTAAGTGGAAGAGAAATGTCAGGAAATCAAAAAGAGACAATgagttttgttaaaaatagtGTAGATTCAAATATTCAAGCTGGAGGAAACGATGTTGAAAACGAAAAAAGCATTGGTGGAAacgaaaaaagtttcgatCCTTTAGAAGGGTCGGAAATGAGAATCAAAAGAGAAAGTAGTTCAAAACAAGAAGggttaaatcaaaatgaaCAAGAGGGTGTTCTTGAGAGGTTGAACTTGGCCTCAGGCATTGTGCATTCTGCTTTAGATCTAAGCAGTAGAATGAAACCAAACGAGGAAGAgacaagaaataaaaaccagGCGAATTCACTGGGCGAAAATGCTTACTTCCCCTCAGGAAATTTAGCCCCTTCTTTAGTCCACTCAGTAATTAATCCTACAATGTCTAAATTAACTACTAATAAGGAGAAATTAGGAATAGTTGATGCGCTTGAAAAAACTATGAATCCAGCTTTGCCTTCGACAAATCCAGAAAATCAAGAGATTCCCAATTTTGCTTCAGATGTAGCACATTCTGTCTTGTCCCCCAACTTAAGGCCAGAATTGAAGGAGCCCCTTACAGTAGCACATAAAAGTCATTCACCGGACAACAAATCTCTGCTGCCCTTAAATACATATCATTCACACATTGAGTCTCAATTCAGTGACCCTCAACACATTTCAACAATTGTGAAGCCAGAAGACTTCAGCTTAAGAAGTAATACTGGAAACACAAAGGTTACATTGAAAACAAACTTGGAAAGTTTAAAGACAAAATCCGAAGATGCTCAATTTCGAAAAAGAAACATCGATTCCAAAGAACATGATAATTTGACGTCAATGATTAATCCAGATGACATAAGTGTTGAAGAAGTTCGGACTGAAACAAGCTTAATTGAACCTTCTGACgaggcaaaaattaaaaataataatgaaaaaccaATGCAGAATAACTCATCATTAATGTCTCACATTAACAATACCCAATTACTGTCCAATGTTAATCAAGAAATGCACAAAACGCAACTTGCTGATCACATATCGGGAATTGAGTCTAATGACGATCATATTAGTAGCTTTACTGACTCTCCACATACCATAATAAGTACAGCAAATAAACTTGAGGGAACAACAAACCAGGACCATAAAGATAAAATTGTTGGTATGCCACTCCCACGTTTGGAAGAAACTGTTACAGACATTACTTCGATTCTTGAAGGAAAGTCTCCCGTAAAACCTGATTCCAGTGAAGAGAGTTCCGAGGAGAAAACTAAAATAGACAGACAAAAAAACTTCTCAAAACCATCGACGATATCCACATTAGATAATACTGTTCAGAGTGGACCT GTACCAACGATGACTCCTGCACAAATTGAGAACATTCAGTTCACTATTCCCGACGAAGAAGAGCAATTCACTAAAGCAGAAAATATCACTGAACCTCTAGTGACGAATGCAACCAATACTGaagcaataacaaaaaaaaacactacaGGAGTTCTAGCTGTAAATGAGGGACAGTCTAGAGATAAA GACAACTCCACGAACTTTCTTGGCAACTTTGACGACATAATGAACTTACTAAGCGAGGATCAAAATAAGGAAGGAAAAGAGCTCATTGCGGATATTCTTCGGAATAATTTAGACCACGACAGGATTTTGAAGCCTGAGCAACTTCAAAACCCCAAAG AATCTCAAAGTCACCAAACAGTAACTTCGCCCCATTTATTCCAAGCAAAGAGTAACAATTTCCACGAGGACTGGGAGAGAATACACCAGGAATATGCGAGAAAAAGTAGAGCACCAGTGGAAAAGGTTTTAGAGACGATTTTAGGAGCACAACGAGAAAAAGTTAGTCAAATCCAAaaggacgccactggtgatGATGATTTATTAATGATAA GTTTCATTGGGGACGGCATTATCAAAGACCTACAAAATCGCAAGGAGCTGGCAGCAACTGACGAAAAAATTACCAGCAGACGTAAAAGAGGAGTCCCAGACGTAATCCCTATTACACAACTCCTGGTAGATCCAAACGCAAGAATTGACGTTCCAAAGACTTTTGACAACATGGGAGCTGTATTGAGGCATACTTTTGAAAGCCCCAA GGCTCCTTTGTATCATGTGAGGAACATGCTGGGCAACACCAAAAACACTGTCATGTCAGCAGTGAAGATTCCTCCAAGTAATGTCATAATACCGTCATTGTATGAAATAACGCAAGTACCTGATCAGAGCCCACAATTGGGAGCCATAAATGAAGAAATGCTGAGGACACGTGGTGAAGAGGCTTTCCCAATAAAGTCTCCAAATGAGGGTTCTCTTGGGATCATAGATACTTTCCAGAAATTAGGGGGAATGGTGAAAGAAAGTGTGAATAATGGGAAAAATGTGGTGTTGCATGCTACTGATATCGTCAATGATGCCAG ACAAGCTCTTTATACAAAGCCTTCAAGActttttgagcaaaaacaaatattagcTACCGAAACTTCTTATCCCGCTCTCCCATTGGAAAATAAATCCGTAATTCTCGCtccaaaattgttaaattttcaaaaaggtaCTGTTGCCGCTGTACAAGAACCATCAGAGCAATTTGTAGGCATGGGACATATTTTAG atgccATTGGCGTATCTAAACCTGAATTATCAGACCGAAGATTACATAAAATAGTTTTGGAACCCACGCCTTCAGGGTTATTCAGAGTTATGGCAGTAAATCCGAATCAGGAAACTGAGATTGATGAGGTGAAAGAAACATTGGAGTCACTGAATGAGGCAGAGCAGTCAGTAGGAGCCAAaaaccttaaggattttttcaGTAAGATGCATCAAGAAATGAAGGAAATCTTGACCAGTCAGCAAgaagagagaaagagaaaacGTGACGAGAAACTTAGGAGCTCTAAAGCCAAACTGATGGCCAGCAGCAAAG attatCTTCTgggcaagaaaaaaatatcagcCAAATCAGCTAAACCATCTCCGTCAAAATCCACAATACAGAAAATGTTtgaagaaaacgaaaaaataaaacttcctCTTGAAGTTTTAAAGACTTTCACAGATGATATCCCGAAAGGAGTAGACGACatcaattttgaacaaaactCTGTGCCTCAATTGAGCTCGAGAATTAACTCTGAAAACGAAACTGTTGGATTATACTTAGTCCCGGCTTTAATGACACCATTCATGGGAGAGCCTACCCAGGAAGTCCTTAACGATTTTCTAAGGGAAAATGGAGACAATGAACTGCTGCAGAGAAACAGTATTGATGAGAACAAAAAAACTCATGTGCACCCAATTATTCCTCTTAATTTGAACGTTACAATACCACAATTTCATGAgggaaaaagttttaatctcAGTGAATATTTGCCAAAAGTGCCCATGGTGAATGCAATAGTGGAAGATGTTAAAAAGAATAAGAAATATAAAGATGTAGATGGATTTAACAGGCAGTTGTTGCATCAGAAATATCCATTAAGTCAAGCACGGGAGGAGAGTGAGGGACACTTACTGGGGGTAACAAATCCATTGATGTTCGAGAGACAATTTAATGAAAGTTTAGAATTGAATTCGACAAgcaaaactggaaaaaatttagaagaacCAGCGGAATTGTTACCGGTAAATAAATCAG CTCAAACTAGTCGACTTTCCGCACATCCCAATTTAACTCCAATAATGGCTCAACCTGCCGAAActcttcaaataaacaaagaaCAGACACAATCTTCAAGCACAGAAATTTCCGTCATTAGATCTCCAGAATTATCAACACAAAATCTTTCCTCTATTGATGAAACTACTAAACCAATTGAAAAAGAAGCGGAACCCACAGAACGAACTAGCATGAACGTTGCAGAACAGTATAAAAAGCCTTTTTTGGGACTGTCTAGCCAAGAGAAAATCCAGGAGTTTCTGGATCAGTACAATAAACCATACATAGAAGAGAACTTCCAAGTTTATGATCCTGTGAAAAGTACTGTGTATGATGGTGAGGATTATAATTATCTGTAA